From the genome of Candidatus Chlamydia corallus, one region includes:
- a CDS encoding DUF687 domain-containing protein: protein MANPTQSRPPSPEVNIEEIELQELPVLSIETSSNEPPPSSVSTTAEEVSLFIEGGSRNTGEELLSSLEVYDAICATNQENSDLRDHEVRVMYVNSDSRTCPEAVIEAMNISELRGEAVRLIYNDGEGLGCCFLGNRHSLPHTENRISQAIQARWNEFFSSSENLNREYIVFFFGNGGLYLQVALDNSIYSSRILCVGIGSSYYIQGDYRVQNYRLPGDWVTLLDYRGATAENTTTLPYADSAEGIFNPSIRCPSYQWALRYGEQCLISDYNEQIFVPPLSPPLEISLLVDLNRDPSAMTRLVEWINEGDSYTVREFNPQPNHCRDIALTALYATARISSLLQEILVLSVTYGVDVLVSYAIVTGYSTMTLRYFFLLLTNRPGCRRHLRALRLGVLGMQPLGFLTVLLDHINVARRVHRQPSLISAIFSVATFATGSFIYVDITRMFFTNLRSRVQFFVQRRLTGRNLPLGRVRVEHMESIRFSQSALTVFHGGIFMPIIIGVFNQLLIQVPRVIVRPNNPSVYDLNQTANEAWHSGDILAVGQTINFLFCMLLLVVNTFSFVRSVRRHLHRRPHR, encoded by the coding sequence ATGGCAAATCCTACACAGTCACGACCACCGAGTCCAGAGGTAAATATAGAAGAAATAGAGCTTCAAGAACTTCCAGTACTCAGTATTGAGACTTCTTCTAACGAACCTCCTCCGTCATCTGTTTCTACTACTGCTGAGGAGGTTTCTCTTTTTATTGAGGGGGGCTCTAGAAACACGGGAGAGGAACTTCTTAGCTCTTTAGAAGTTTACGATGCTATCTGTGCAACAAACCAAGAGAATTCTGATCTTAGAGATCATGAAGTTAGAGTTATGTATGTTAATAGCGATAGTAGAACATGCCCTGAGGCTGTTATTGAGGCTATGAACATTAGTGAACTACGAGGAGAAGCAGTCAGGTTGATATACAATGATGGGGAAGGTTTAGGGTGCTGCTTCTTAGGGAATAGACATAGCCTTCCCCATACTGAGAATCGTATTTCCCAGGCGATACAAGCGCGCTGGAATGAATTTTTTAGTTCCAGCGAAAATTTAAATCGAGAATACATCGTATTTTTCTTTGGTAACGGAGGTCTCTATCTCCAAGTAGCATTAGACAATTCCATATACTCTAGTCGTATTCTTTGTGTTGGCATTGGAAGCAGTTATTATATCCAAGGAGATTACCGTGTTCAAAACTACCGTTTGCCAGGGGATTGGGTGACGCTCCTGGATTATCGAGGGGCAACAGCAGAAAACACTACGACGTTGCCTTATGCAGATTCTGCTGAAGGAATCTTTAACCCTTCGATACGCTGTCCCTCATATCAGTGGGCATTGCGTTATGGAGAACAATGTTTGATCTCAGATTATAACGAACAAATTTTTGTCCCCCCCTTAAGTCCTCCTTTAGAAATATCCCTATTAGTAGATTTAAATCGGGACCCCAGTGCCATGACTCGTCTTGTTGAATGGATAAATGAAGGGGATTCTTATACTGTTAGAGAATTTAACCCCCAACCAAATCATTGTCGTGATATTGCATTGACTGCACTATATGCTACAGCAAGGATCTCCAGTTTACTCCAAGAAATTCTAGTGCTTTCGGTGACTTATGGCGTTGACGTTCTAGTCTCATATGCTATTGTTACAGGATATTCTACAATGACCTTGCGCTATTTTTTCCTTTTACTGACAAATCGCCCAGGATGTCGGCGACATTTGCGTGCCTTAAGATTGGGAGTTTTAGGGATGCAACCCTTGGGATTTCTGACTGTATTGCTTGATCATATCAATGTAGCACGGAGAGTCCATCGTCAACCATCTCTAATATCAGCAATATTTTCTGTTGCTACCTTTGCAACAGGTAGTTTCATTTATGTAGACATAACAAGGATGTTTTTCACGAACTTGCGTTCGCGCGTTCAGTTTTTTGTTCAAAGAAGATTAACAGGAAGAAATCTACCTTTGGGAAGGGTTCGTGTAGAACACATGGAATCTATAAGATTTTCTCAAAGTGCTTTGACTGTATTCCACGGTGGAATTTTTATGCCTATCATAATAGGTGTTTTTAACCAGCTGCTTATTCAGGTTCCACGAGTTATCGTCAGGCCCAATAACCCTTCTGTTTACGATCTAAACCAGACCGCAAATGAGGCGTGGCACTCTGGAGACATTTTGGCTGTAGGACAGACTATAAACTTCTTGTTTTGCATGCTTCTATTAGTCGTAAATACCTTTTCCTTTGTGAGATCAGTGCGAAGGCATTTGCATCGTAGACCTCATCGCTAA
- a CDS encoding IncA family protein yields the protein MSNLPINFTDPKLNPIKVNLNFSEKHPKAARVVQLTAVVLGVLALLLGIALIIGIPFGAPISMILGGCLFAAGGALFASGTIAMILQNRHRHATNQINQKKLSQSLLRQKDLESLDSEDLKKSWATHNSIVQQFKKLNLGVSPTERKVLDQVMLSDGSSLGEYADLISKDYEACVKLLEYRQELLKEETAYEETRPLQSLTHRNKVVMSTLSRITDKLTKAGGVFSLKFSMLSSRMSAIHITVSVILALGAVASVMAVAALVPGGIFALPLLLAVGINAGVIVVGLSYVLRQILSKTKRNRQDFYKDFVKTVDLDLISEMTSLQRFLFETLKGVLKEEEEISLGGQDWYTRYLANIPVETKLQEELRNTLQEIDNQTKKMEKDIEILEKEVNSGRLYVPTKESKDSDKDSIFTKGKMFAELRRASPKDIHKIYNLGDEDISDPRFPPWIPKKEMEPDSRAEPISTLISDSREESLLKYGIDPVLKALQKKSELLEEQLASIRKWRNPVGEYSGNVIYSDRQLLDIQESEIQFYMHLQQAREKVTSYLERIVELQNRILRMISKGASDATEGLEE from the coding sequence AAATCTTCCTATTAATTTCACAGACCCAAAACTTAACCCCATTAAAGTAAATCTCAACTTTTCTGAGAAGCATCCTAAAGCGGCACGGGTAGTTCAACTTACAGCTGTAGTTTTAGGTGTACTTGCCCTCTTATTGGGTATAGCGCTCATTATAGGAATCCCTTTTGGCGCTCCTATAAGTATGATCTTAGGTGGATGTCTTTTTGCTGCTGGAGGGGCCTTATTTGCTAGTGGTACGATTGCTATGATATTGCAAAATAGACATAGGCATGCCACTAATCAAATTAATCAAAAGAAACTCTCTCAATCTTTGCTTCGACAAAAGGACTTAGAATCTTTAGATTCTGAAGATCTGAAAAAGAGCTGGGCTACACATAATTCTATTGTTCAACAGTTTAAAAAGTTGAACCTCGGTGTGTCTCCGACCGAAAGAAAAGTTTTAGATCAGGTAATGCTTAGTGATGGATCTTCTCTAGGGGAATACGCTGACTTAATTTCGAAAGATTATGAGGCATGCGTGAAACTCCTAGAGTATCGTCAGGAACTCCTTAAAGAAGAAACCGCATATGAAGAGACAAGGCCCTTGCAGAGTCTCACTCATAGAAACAAAGTTGTGATGTCAACCCTCTCAAGGATTACGGATAAGCTTACTAAAGCTGGTGGTGTTTTTTCTTTAAAATTTTCAATGTTAAGCTCTCGTATGTCAGCAATTCACATAACGGTAAGTGTAATTTTGGCTTTAGGTGCGGTTGCTTCTGTTATGGCGGTGGCAGCTTTAGTTCCAGGAGGAATTTTTGCACTTCCTTTACTTTTAGCTGTCGGTATTAACGCAGGGGTTATTGTGGTAGGGCTTTCCTACGTGCTACGCCAGATTTTGAGTAAAACAAAACGTAATCGTCAGGATTTCTATAAAGATTTTGTAAAAACCGTAGATCTAGATCTTATTAGCGAGATGACATCCTTACAGAGATTCCTCTTTGAAACTTTAAAAGGTGTGCTCAAGGAAGAAGAAGAGATCTCTTTAGGTGGCCAAGATTGGTATACGCGATACTTAGCGAATATACCAGTAGAAACAAAATTACAGGAAGAGCTTAGAAACACATTGCAGGAGATCGATAACCAAACGAAAAAAATGGAAAAGGATATAGAGATCCTAGAAAAAGAGGTGAATTCTGGAAGACTTTATGTACCCACTAAAGAGTCTAAGGACTCCGATAAAGATTCTATTTTTACTAAAGGTAAGATGTTTGCAGAATTACGTCGAGCTTCACCCAAGGATATACATAAGATTTATAATCTAGGTGATGAAGATATTAGTGATCCTAGATTTCCACCTTGGATTCCTAAAAAGGAAATGGAACCAGATTCTCGAGCAGAACCTATTTCAACTCTGATATCCGATTCAAGAGAAGAGTCATTGTTAAAATATGGTATTGATCCAGTCTTAAAAGCACTCCAAAAGAAGAGTGAATTGCTAGAAGAGCAACTGGCAAGTATCCGAAAATGGAGAAACCCTGTAGGCGAATATTCTGGGAATGTTATCTATTCCGACCGGCAGCTCTTAGACATTCAGGAATCCGAGATACAGTTTTATATGCACCTCCAACAAGCACGAGAAAAAGTTACCAGTTACCTAGAACGAATCGTTGAACTTCAAAACCGTATTCTACGGATGATAAGCAAAGGGGCTTCCGATGCAACAGAAGGTCTTGAGGAGTAG